From Pedobacter aquae:
TTTGCAGCGCCTTCTAAACTTAAAATATCTTGATTAGGGAATTGATAAACCTGCTCTATGGTAACAAATTTACCATCCCACTTACGCCCTATTTGATGTTTTTCATCTTGCACAAAATCAAAATACAAAGGCAAACGCGGACATAATACCGTTTTAAATCCTTTTGCTAAGGCTTGCTTTAAAACATCAGGCTTGTCATGTCGCCACCAAAAAACAGTAGTTTGTGCAACTGGCAATTTAGAATCTACCACCTCATCCCAAGCTAAAATTTCATTATCCATTTTTAGGATGCTATCTCCCATCCTGTACAAGAAATGATGTTCTACTTCTTTTAAAGAGGTGAAATTCTTCTCTTTCATGAGTTTTTGAACATCGGCATCAACATTCCAATGTTGGTTTCCAAAATGCACTTCATCTGCACCGATATGTATTTTCTGAGAAGGGAAAAGCACATTAACTTCTTTCAAAATATCAGTTAAATATTGGTAAGTGCCTTCTTTAGCCGGATTAAAAGTAAATTCTGGATATTTTGGCGAACCACCACCGCTAAATTGTGGGTAAGCTAAATTAGCCGCTGTAGCATGGCCCGGCATATCTATTTCGGGGATAACTTCTATAAACCTATTGGCTGCATAGGCTATAATTTCTTTAATATCTTCCTGACTGTAATATTGTGCTTTAGCACTTGCATTACTGTAACTGCCCACACCACCTACTGTTGTTAAACGCGGATATTTCTTAATCTCTATACGCCAGCCCGGTTGGTCTGTTAAATGCCAGTGAAACTTATTAAGCTTGTAAAAAGCCATCCAATCTAAAATTTGTTTCACCTTTTCTTTACCGAAGAAATGTCTTGATTCATCCAGCATCAAACCTCGCCACTCGAAAAAAGCTTTATCTGTAATGTTCCAACAAGAAAGTGCATAAGCGCCGTTGACGTTTTTAGATTGCTTTAATACTTGTAATAAACTAGCAGCAGCTCTAAATAAACCTTCTTCTGTAGCAGCGCTAACTTCTACCTTTTGGGCTGTCATTTTTATTTGATAGAGATGGCTCTCTTTACCTTTTAAAGGAACTAGCTTAAAGCTGATGACATTGTTAAGTGCTGACTTTTTTATCCCTAAACTTAATCCTGTAGCTTTTAAAACCTCATTTTGGAAGTAATAAGCTGCTTGCGCATTACTTTTCTCATCAGTTTGTATGGCTGTAGCCTGATGAACCAAAAAAGATGCAGCCACCTTTTCATAAGAAAAAGGTTTTGGGATGATGGCCAAATCATGATCTTGAGCTTCACTGTTTAAGCTAAAGCTGATGAACAAAATGGCAAATAAAAATTTAGCAAGTTGATGCATGATGTCTGTATTTTATTTAACTGTAAAAACAGCACTTTGTCTAATATCTTCTGAAGAAGAACCCAACATGACTTTAAAATCTCCGGGCTCCACAACACGTTTCATATCTCTATTCCAAAGCATCAAATCATCAGAAACGAGTTTAAAAACCAGTTTTTTGGTTTCACCGGGATTAAGATTTACACGTTGAAAGCCTCTTAAATTTTTCTCGTATGTGGTAACCGTACTTAGTAAATCTCGGGTGTATAATTGTACAACTTCATCTCCTGCTAACGCACCTGTATTGGTAACATCAACACTTACTATAACTTCATCTTTAGCAGCTAATTGATTATCTATTTTAATATTGCTGTATTTAAAAGTAGTATAGCTTAAGCCAAAACCAAAAGGATATAACAAGCCTTTTACTCTGGCAGATTCACCTTCATCTGTTTGTGCATTGGGTTTGGTTGGGAAATTAAGCGGCAATTGCCCTACAGATTTTGGAAAAGTTAAAGTTAATTTCCCTCCTGGATTATAGTCGCCAAATAAAACATCGGCAACAGCCAAACCACCTTTTACTCCTGGGTAACCAGCATAAACAATAGCGGGGGCATAACGGTCTAACCAATTGATGGTCATGGGTTGCGAACCTGTTAAAACCACCACATAAGGTTTCCCGGTGGCATGAATAGCTTTTGCTAAAGCCATTTGATGACCGGGTAAATCTAAAGATGTACGACTTTTATTTTCACCAGCAGTTTTGGTATTTCCGCCCAATACTAAAATGGTTAATTCGGCTTTTTGAGCTTGCTTAACGGCAAAATCTATAGCCGCTTGTTCTTCGGTAGTAGGCGCTTCTGGGAAAATTTCGCTCTCTGGCCAATTTTTATCAATTAAAGCACTACCCTCGGCATATAAAACTTTGGATTTACCTATTTTATTTTGGATACCTTCTAAAATGGTAACACTTGCCGATTTTAGCGGACCATAATGCGTATGCGCATAATCATTATCTTTTGCGTTTGGACCAATAACTGCTACAGAGGTTAATTTCTTTGAAAGTGGCAAAGCATTATTGCTGTTTTTTAAAAGTACCAAACTTTCTTTTGAAGCCTGTAAAGCAATATTTTGATGGCTAAGGTTGTTTACCAATTTTGCACTTTCATCGGCATTTTTAACGTAAGGCTCATCAAACAAACCTAATTTAAATTTAACTCTTAAAACATCTTTCACACGGCTATTGATGGTATCCATCGGGATTTTACCCTCTTTCACCAATTCTCTTAATGAATAAATGATGCTATCTGGCGTTCTAAAAGTTGTTCTTACATTCATACCAGCCATAAAAGCCTGATAAACGGCCTCTTTCAAATTGGCTGCTACATGGTGTTTATTGTAAAGGTATTCTAGGGCATCGCTATCACTCACTACATAACCGGTAAAACCCATATCAGTTCTTAACCTGTCTATTAACCAATATTTACTTCCTGAAACTGGGATGCCGTTATAATCGTTATAAGAACTCATAACGCCCATGATATTAGCTTCTTTGATTACTTTTCTGAAAGGATATAGTAAAACATCTTCTACTTCACGAGGAGAAACCTGTGGGTCTGTACGGGCCAAACCTTCCCTAGCACCTTTATTTGCACTATAAACTGCAAAATGCTTTGGTGTTGATGCCGCACCGGCAGCTTGTATACCTTTTGCCATCTCTACACCTAACCGAGCGGTTAAATATGGGTCTTCGCCATAAACCTCTTCTAAACGTCCCCAGCGTTGGTCGCGGGCAACATCTAAAATAGGTGCATAAACATTGGTATAACCTAAGGCTCTGGCTTCTTTACCAGTAATAACGCCCATTTGGTGTACTAAAGAAGGGTTCCAAGTCATACCCATATTGAGCTGTGTAGGAAAACCTGTAGCTTCATAAGCTTCTATACCACGGATGCCTTCATTGGTAAAATCTACCGGAATACCTAAACGAGTTTGCTCTATAAAAAAGCGTTGTGTCTCGTTCATAGCCCATACATGGCGTTTAATATCGGTAACTAAATCTAGTTTGGTTTCTACTTTAGTCCAATTTAAAAAGCCGTTTAAATGTTCGTCAATATTGGCAATGCCATCTTTCCAAATCTCGTTTTTCCAATTGGCGGTAGGTAAAGAATCTTTTAATATTCTTTTCCAGCCGTATAAAGTAGCCATCTGATTGGTTTTTTCATTCAGGTTCATCTGCGAAAGCAAATCGTTAACACGTTCATCAATAGAGCGTTTTTGATCTTCGTAGATGTCTTTTTTACCGTTTTTATTAAGGTC
This genomic window contains:
- a CDS encoding beta-N-acetylhexosaminidase codes for the protein MHQLAKFLFAILFISFSLNSEAQDHDLAIIPKPFSYEKVAASFLVHQATAIQTDEKSNAQAAYYFQNEVLKATGLSLGIKKSALNNVISFKLVPLKGKESHLYQIKMTAQKVEVSAATEEGLFRAAASLLQVLKQSKNVNGAYALSCWNITDKAFFEWRGLMLDESRHFFGKEKVKQILDWMAFYKLNKFHWHLTDQPGWRIEIKKYPRLTTVGGVGSYSNASAKAQYYSQEDIKEIIAYAANRFIEVIPEIDMPGHATAANLAYPQFSGGGSPKYPEFTFNPAKEGTYQYLTDILKEVNVLFPSQKIHIGADEVHFGNQHWNVDADVQKLMKEKNFTSLKEVEHHFLYRMGDSILKMDNEILAWDEVVDSKLPVAQTTVFWWRHDKPDVLKQALAKGFKTVLCPRLPLYFDFVQDEKHQIGRKWDGKFVTIEQVYQFPNQDILSLEGAAKLVQGIQANIWTESISTENHLDYMLFPRITALAEAAWVKPDTKDYTLFKQRLNVHLKYFGESGLYYFYPFSPEKFQEFQGPVQRKKQSTSTDDLTKQEKGL
- a CDS encoding glycoside hydrolase family 3 N-terminal domain-containing protein, with product MNKKLFPVLLVVLTVSVSFTNPFKIYKKDWIDLNKNGKKDIYEDQKRSIDERVNDLLSQMNLNEKTNQMATLYGWKRILKDSLPTANWKNEIWKDGIANIDEHLNGFLNWTKVETKLDLVTDIKRHVWAMNETQRFFIEQTRLGIPVDFTNEGIRGIEAYEATGFPTQLNMGMTWNPSLVHQMGVITGKEARALGYTNVYAPILDVARDQRWGRLEEVYGEDPYLTARLGVEMAKGIQAAGAASTPKHFAVYSANKGAREGLARTDPQVSPREVEDVLLYPFRKVIKEANIMGVMSSYNDYNGIPVSGSKYWLIDRLRTDMGFTGYVVSDSDALEYLYNKHHVAANLKEAVYQAFMAGMNVRTTFRTPDSIIYSLRELVKEGKIPMDTINSRVKDVLRVKFKLGLFDEPYVKNADESAKLVNNLSHQNIALQASKESLVLLKNSNNALPLSKKLTSVAVIGPNAKDNDYAHTHYGPLKSASVTILEGIQNKIGKSKVLYAEGSALIDKNWPESEIFPEAPTTEEQAAIDFAVKQAQKAELTILVLGGNTKTAGENKSRTSLDLPGHQMALAKAIHATGKPYVVVLTGSQPMTINWLDRYAPAIVYAGYPGVKGGLAVADVLFGDYNPGGKLTLTFPKSVGQLPLNFPTKPNAQTDEGESARVKGLLYPFGFGLSYTTFKYSNIKIDNQLAAKDEVIVSVDVTNTGALAGDEVVQLYTRDLLSTVTTYEKNLRGFQRVNLNPGETKKLVFKLVSDDLMLWNRDMKRVVEPGDFKVMLGSSSEDIRQSAVFTVK